A part of Tigriopus californicus strain San Diego chromosome 10, Tcal_SD_v2.1, whole genome shotgun sequence genomic DNA contains:
- the LOC131887999 gene encoding uncharacterized protein LOC131887999, translating into MVATPLLMGAPKVKPMTLWHYLAVFIVSLWKALAMIFLFRNVFVYYNASTVDHIIEECTQENPDELQTDNYMCHYMSLWIKYFHLSHDDLRGFVHNFLLLTIIFSLHFIVSSFILLMGGVVRGNHLSYVPWLVTMLMMIMILTVLILGEVALTQGENSAIVKLGCSGTYLILILVFAIVSWILVLTACLQNKQSLERTKVHSRERRFDYYRFF; encoded by the coding sequence ATGGTGGCCACGCCTCTACTCATGGGGGCTCCCAAGGTCAAACCCATGACTCTCTGGCATTACCTCGCCGTTTTCATTGTTTCCCTCTGGAAGGCTTTGGCTATGATATTTCTGTTCCGCAATGTCTTCGTTTACTACAATGCTTCAACGGTAGACCACATCATTGAAGAGTGCACGCAAGAGAACCCCGACGAATTGCAAACCGACAATTACATGTGCCACTACATGTCCTTGTGGATCAAATACTTCCATTTGAGCCATGATGACCTCCGAGGCTTTGTCCACAACTTCCTCTTGCTCACCATCATTTTCAGCCTTCACTTCATTGTTAGCAGCTTCATCCTGTTGATGGGTGGTGTGGTCCGGGGCAACCATTTGTCCTATGTCCCATGGTTGGTGACCATGCTCATGATGATTATGATCTTGACCGTACTGATCTTGGGGGAAGTGGCACTCACCCAAGGCGAGAATTCTGCCATCGTCAAACTCGGTTGCTCAGGCACGTacttgatcttgatcttggtCTTTGCCATTGTGAGCTGGATCCTGGTCCTCACGGCTTGCTTGCAGAACAAACAAAGTCTAGAACGCACCAAAGTCCATTCAAGAGAGCGAAGATTCGACTATTACAGATTCTTCTAA